CGCGACAAGAGCGGTGGCTTCGAACTGAAGCTGGACTCGGGCGAGATGTTCACCGCACGCGCGGTCGTCGTCGCCACCGGACTGTCGGGCCTCGCGCACCTGCCGGCCGAGTTCGCGGGAGCCGCGGCGGACGGACCGGCGCCCACGGGCCCGGTCTCGCACAGCTCCCAGCACCACGACCTGAGCCGGTTCGCCGGCAAGGAGCTGATCGTGGTCGGCGCCGGCCAGTCCGCGCTGGAGACGGCGGCGCTCGCTGCCGAAGCGGGAGCACGCGTGCGTGTCGTCGCGCGGGGCCGCGGCCGGGTCGCCTTCGGCGCCCCGCCCTGGGACCAGCCGAAGCTGCGCCCCGAGTCCCCCTTCGGCAACGCGTGGTCGCTGTGGGCGCTCAGCTACTACCCGCACCCCTACCGCTATCTGCCCGAGGCCACCCGCCACTACCTGGTCCGCCGCGTCCTCGGACCGCTCGGCGCCTGGTGGCTGCGCGAGCGCTTCGAGAACGCCGTACAGGTGCAGGACGTCGAGCGGGTCGTGGCCGCCGAGGCAGCGGACGGCAGCCCCGTCCTCACGGTGCGCACGCACGCAGGGAGCGCCGAGCGGCTCACCGCAGACCACGTCATCGCGGCCACCGGCTACCGCGTCGACATCGCGGCGATGGACTTCCTCGGCCCCGAACTGCGCACCCGGCTCGCCGTGAGCCGCGGCACGCCTAAGCTCGGCGCCGGTTGTGTCTCCTCCGTGCCCGGCCTGTACTTCACCGGCCTGCCGGCGGCGTCGTCGTACGGCCCGGTGATGCGCTTCGT
The genomic region above belongs to Streptomyces sp. CG1 and contains:
- a CDS encoding FAD-dependent oxidoreductase, which gives rise to MTRPVAVIGAGPFGLSTAAHLRARGIPVRVFGDPMVSWRDHMPDGMLLKSTPAASNFDCPQPGHTLADYCDAAGIRRLVTDEDIIPADTFIGYGEWFQQKLVPGLERVRVVAVDRDKSGGFELKLDSGEMFTARAVVVATGLSGLAHLPAEFAGAAADGPAPTGPVSHSSQHHDLSRFAGKELIVVGAGQSALETAALAAEAGARVRVVARGRGRVAFGAPPWDQPKLRPESPFGNAWSLWALSYYPHPYRYLPEATRHYLVRRVLGPLGAWWLRERFENAVQVQDVERVVAAEAADGSPVLTVRTHAGSAERLTADHVIAATGYRVDIAAMDFLGPELRTRLAVSRGTPKLGAGCVSSVPGLYFTGLPAASSYGPVMRFVCGTEFASPRLTKHLAAAHG